The Cotesia glomerata isolate CgM1 linkage group LG7, MPM_Cglom_v2.3, whole genome shotgun sequence genome segment aaatgaattgcatatgcttctatataattagatatgaatcatatataatgataaatagttttttttattcgggtatgcctttatatgagtacataagactacttatgtgctggtaagggtatgagtatatcagaccatatgaatccatatcaagttatatcaaccctgatcagggatttttttttcaagtttatcaaagtatatataactttataaggttatatcagggcatatcaggacctattaaaaaataatgtaaaattagatatgagcatatcaagctatatcaagtctgatatagacatatcaaattgataaggcttgatcaggcctgatatggccaattttcatatcaggccatatcaggacatatcaaaaattaaatatggacatatcagatcatatcaggccagatatgaacatatcaaaaatttttatatggccttatcagctcatatcaagcctgatcagaatattttttcacgggtgccgaaatttgataattttcagAATGGccttgacaaaaaatttagtccctTTGATGCTCCCTCGAACAGGACTGGACCAGTAAATTATTATGCTTCCCGAGTCTACAAAAGAAACATCTCTTATCCCGAAAGTGACGGAGAAAACATTGTATATGGATCTCAAGACGTGCAAATTGGCAATACTTATTCTGACAAACTCAATGGAACGAATGTGTATGAACCTATTGTCGTACAGGAGAATAATGACTATCGCGGGAAGAATAAAAATGCTCAATACGGAGCTAGTGTTACGCGAATTGGTAACAGATATTCTAAGAATCCTGGGAAAAATGACATCTATACTGATGTAGTCGTTCAGAATGGTAATACCTACCCAGGAAATCCTGAAAATAAAACCTTGCTTGCAATTATTGTTAATCAATCTAACAATACTTATCCGAAATcgatagaaaataataaagacgCATTGAAACCATTCATTTATCAAAGCGGAAACTTTTATCCCTCCAGCAATGACTCAGAAGCTGGAATGAACACAAAAAGTAACACAGCAAGCCAAGGATGCTCTGCAGAGCAGAATACATCCGACAGTCAAGGAAATTCGTCATCTACCAATCATAATTCTGATTCAAGCTCACATATAGAAAATACAACACTACATAATGAGGACAAAAAAGCATATGCAGATAAGCACACCCAACCTAACAGACAAATGAGTTTGTCATCTAATGTACTTTACTCACTTTTATAATCTTTGATTATATTTCTCAAATATTCTCTATTCTAGTATTAAACACTaagaattatttatgtttatcaATAAAAGCAGCTGTTCAATCGAGGATTAAGAAGATGCAAGCTAGATGAAAGTCGTCCTTACAAAGCTTGTAGGGCTGGAGTTGTGGATGAAGTGTTGGCCGGAATAACAGAAATTAATTacagaaattaatattttgttattttaatagctaataaattgtactaaatagacttaaataaaagtttttatttttatactgcaAAAAGTTTTGTATTTTGATAAGGGGTCATCCATAAATTACGTCACACCTTAAAGGGGGGGAGGGTATCACCAGAATGTGACATTGTGTGACAAGGGGCAGGGGGGGGTCAAAAGCTTCGTGACGTCACatgttaaaattcaaattagtcAAACGTGAAACTTACAGTGCGCGTCATTGATTCGTGACGGTTGAAAATTTCAtggta includes the following:
- the LOC123269769 gene encoding uncharacterized protein LOC123269769; amino-acid sequence: MVTLLIVSNVIPDIVFVKGIQAEKQEERKVQLNSMQTPVYKSNRVIEALKVEALQKRDTLNIVPQSYVEQTNHVDKSQSSHRLRRDLPKFDNFQNGLDKKFSPFDAPSNRTGPVNYYASRVYKRNISYPESDGENIVYGSQDVQIGNTYSDKLNGTNVYEPIVVQENNDYRGKNKNAQYGASVTRIGNRYSKNPGKNDIYTDVVVQNGNTYPGNPENKTLLAIIVNQSNNTYPKSIENNKDALKPFIYQSGNFYPSSNDSEAGMNTKSNTASQGCSAEQNTSDSQGNSSSTNHNSDSSSHIENTTLHNEDKKAYADKHTQPNRQMSLSSNVLYSLL